DNA sequence from the Streptomyces tsukubensis genome:
GTACCCGTGCCCGTATCCGTCCCCGTACCGCGGTCTCCCGATCCGGTGGATCCGGGCGGAGTGCTCACGACCTCCACATCCGGCGAGTCCTTGTCCAGCATGGAGCCGATGAAGCCGATCCCGAAGTTGATCGCGATGAACGCGGAGAACACGGAGACGATGCCCAGGACCACCTTGCGGCCCCGGCTGGTCCCCTTGGGCGCCGCGGGTCCGGGCCGGTGCTGCATCACCGGGGCGGGCCGGGGGGTGGGCGGGGAGGCGTACGGCGGCGGGACATGGGCGCCCATTCCGGCCCCGCCCTGCTGCGGATAGCCGTACGGCGGAGGTGCCATGCGCTGCTGCGGCGGCGGGGTGCCCGGGCCGTGGCCCCGCGAGCCGTACGGCGTCTGAGGCCCCGGCTGCTGCTGGTACGGCGCGCGGGCTATGCCGTGCGCCGGGGAGTGCGCGGGCGGCTGCTGCCGGGGGTGCGGTGCGATGTGCGGATGCGGCGGGGAGACCGGGGCGTGACTGTGGCCGTGCCCCTGACCGTGCTGCGGCGCGGCATGCGGTGGGGTGTGCGGGGACGGCGCATGCGGCGGGAACACCGCGGAGCCCACTCCGGCCCCGCTTCCGCCGCCCGGACCGCTGATCACGGAGGGCGCCGCGGGCTGCCCGCCCGCGGCCACCCGCAGACATTCGTTCCGCATGGCATCGGCGGAGGGGAACCGCTCGTTCGGGTTCTTCTTCAGCGCCCGCAGCACCAGCGCGTCCACCGCGGGCGTGACCGAACGGTTGACCGTGGAGGGCGCGACCGGCTCCTCCTGGACATGCGCGTAGGCGATGGCCAGCGGCGAGTCCGCGTCGAACGGCAGCCGCCCGGTCAGCAACTGGAAGAGCATGATGCCGACGGAGTACAGATCGGAGCGGGCGTCCACCGCCCGCCCCAGGGCCTGCTCGGGCGACAGGTACTGCGGGGTGCCGACGACCATGCCCGTCTGGGTCATGGACGTCACGCCCGACTGCACGGCCCGGGCGATGCCGAAGTCCATCACCTTGACGACGCCGCGCCGGGTCAGCATGACGTTGCCGGGCTTGATGTCCCGGTGCACCAGCCCGTTCTCGTGCGAGGACTCCAGGGCGGCCAGTACATCGGCCGCCACCCTCAGCGCCCGGTCGGCGGGCATCGCCCCGTACTGCCGGATGTCCTCCTGGAGTACGGCGCCGAGCGGGCGGCCCTCCACGTACTCCATGACGATGTACGGCACCAGGGCGCCGCCCAGTTCGTCCTCGCCGGTGTCGAAGACGGAGACGATATTGGTGTGGGAGAGCTTGGCGACGGCCTGCGCCTCGCGGCGGAAGCGCTCCCGGAACGACTGCTCGCGCCCCAGCTCCGTATGGAGGGTCTTGATGGCGACCTGACGGTCGAGCACGGTGTCGTACGCCAGGTGCACCGATGCCATCCCGCCCTGGCCCAGCAGATCGCGAAGCAGGTACCGGCCGTTCGCGACCGAGCCGCCGACATGGTGGCCCTGCGCGCCGTCCTGGCTCATGCTCTGCTTCCCCCTCGGCGTGAGCGTCCGCGGCCGGCCGGCTGCCGCCGCGCGGATCGCGGTGTGCGGTGCACGTCGTACACCCCCGCGGCCTCCGGCGGTCCCGGCGGCTCCGGTGCTCACGCGATGCCCCGTTTACGGGGCAAGTCTGCCGCAGGTGACCGGCACGTCAAGCCGGGTGCCCGTTCCGTGACCCTCCGCACGGGAAGCGTCCCGGAAGCGTTACAGGAACGCCATGTGACGGGCGTGGCCGGGCTCACAGCGGCCCCGGCGACGGGTCCGTCCCGCACGGCGGTGTCGGTGGGAGGCTGTAGCGTGAGGCAACGGAACGCCTGTCCCGGGCGTTGGGTATGAGACGGATGCGCACGCGGCGGCCGATATCGGGCACCCTGCATCCGGCGCCTGCCGCCCCGGGACCCCACCCCGGCAACAGAACACGACGGCTCCACCGAACAGACACCGAAGAGACGACGGCGAGGACTGATGGCACCCGAACCCGAAGCAGGCGTCGGCGGCGTGCCGGGATCCGGGGACCACTGGGGGCCGGGCGGTCTTGTCGGCGGCGGCCGCTATCGGATGACGTACCGCCTGGGCCGCGGCGGCATGGCCGAGGTCTATGCGGCCGAGGACGTCCGGCTGGGCCGTGAGGTCGCGGTGAAGCTGCTCCGCGCCGATCTCGCCGAGGACCCGGTCTCCAAGGCCCGTTTCACCCGTGAGGCACAGTCCGTCGCCGGTCTGAACCACCATGCGATCGTCGCGGTGTACGACTCCGGGGAGGACGCCGTCGGCGGCCAGTCCGTCCCCTACATCGTCATGGAGAAGGTCGAAGGGCGGACGATCCGCGATCTGCTGATCAACGCCGAGGCGCCCCCGGTCGAGCAGGCGCTGATCATCGTCTCCGGGGTGCTGGAGGCGCTGGCGTACTCCCATCAGCACGGCATCGTGCACCGGGACATCAAGCCGGCCAACGTCATCATCACCAACTCCGGCGCGGTCAAGGTGATGGACTTCGGCATCGCCCGCGCCCTGCACGGCGCGTCCACGACGATGACGCAGACCGGCATGGTCATGGGCACCCCGCAGTACCTCTCGCCGGAGCAGGCGCTGGGCAAGGCCGTCGACCACCGCTCCGATCTGTACGCGACGGGCTGTCTGCTCTACGAACTGCTGGCGCTGCGGCCCCCGTTCACCGGCGAGACCCCGCTCTCCGTGGTCTACCAGCACGTCCAGGACGTGCCCGTACCGCCGTCCGAGGTGCTGGACTCGGTCCCGCCGGAGCTGGACGGCCTGGTGATGCGGTCGCTGGCGAAGGACCCGGACGACCGGTTCCAGAGCTCGGAGGAGATGCGCGGACTGGTGCAGTACGCGCTCCAGATGCTCCAGCAGCAGGGCGGGCACACCGGCAGCTGGAACACCGGACCCGTCGACACCTACGGCGGCACCACCCGTGTCATGGGTGCGCCGGGCGGTCCCACGGCGGTCCACCCCGCGGTGCAGGGCGAGACCTCGGCAGGGCCGATCCTGCCGCCGGTCAATCCCGACGACGGCGGTTTCTCCGGCTACCAGCAGCAGTCCGGCGGGCGCCGCCGCCGCGGCCGGATGGTGCTGTTCGCCGCGCTCGCGGTGATCGCCGTCGTGATGGGTGTGGCGATGGCGCTGCGGGCCGCGGACACCGGCAACGAGAGCCCCGGTGACGACACCAAGGTGTCCGACTCGCCGTCGGTGAAGTCGTCGCCGTCGCCGAGCGCGGAGTCCAAGCCCTCCGAGAAGGAGGTGGAGAACGAGTCCCCGCGCTGGTCCGAGCGGCCGAAGTGGCCCAAGAACAGCAAATCGTGGCAGCCCTCGCAGTCGACGAAGCCGTCGAACGACACCAAGCCGTCGAACGACACCAGCGAGGAGCCGCCGACCCAGTCGGAGAACCCGGGCTCCGGGGAACCCCAGCAGCCCGGCCAGCCGGGCGGCAGCGACAACGGCGGTCAGCAGGGCAGCACGGACAACGGCGGCCAGCAGGGCGGCAACACCGGCGAGACGGCGTCGGGCGGCCAGGCCAGTACCGGCCAGCAGGGCGCCGCGGCGGCGAGCGGCGGCACCACCTGATCCGGCGCCCGGCCGGTCACCGCGGGTGATCCGCCCGCGGCTCAACTCCCCGCCGGGCGCGGTGTGCAGGGCGCCGGGCGGGTCCGTCAGGTGGCGAACGCCTCCCGTACCGCCTCGTACTCCCTCGTCCACCACACCGCCAGGGCCGACACCGCGGCGAACTGCGGGTCGGCCCTCCGGTCGTGGCGCTGGTAGCGCCAGCGCAGTATCCAGAAGTCGTTGAGCCGTTCCCACCACACGCGGTGGACGGCCGCGGCGAGTTCGGTGGTGTCCGCGCCGGCGGCCCGGCGGTAC
Encoded proteins:
- a CDS encoding protein kinase domain-containing protein; protein product: MSQDGAQGHHVGGSVANGRYLLRDLLGQGGMASVHLAYDTVLDRQVAIKTLHTELGREQSFRERFRREAQAVAKLSHTNIVSVFDTGEDELGGALVPYIVMEYVEGRPLGAVLQEDIRQYGAMPADRALRVAADVLAALESSHENGLVHRDIKPGNVMLTRRGVVKVMDFGIARAVQSGVTSMTQTGMVVGTPQYLSPEQALGRAVDARSDLYSVGIMLFQLLTGRLPFDADSPLAIAYAHVQEEPVAPSTVNRSVTPAVDALVLRALKKNPNERFPSADAMRNECLRVAAGGQPAAPSVISGPGGGSGAGVGSAVFPPHAPSPHTPPHAAPQHGQGHGHSHAPVSPPHPHIAPHPRQQPPAHSPAHGIARAPYQQQPGPQTPYGSRGHGPGTPPPQQRMAPPPYGYPQQGGAGMGAHVPPPYASPPTPRPAPVMQHRPGPAAPKGTSRGRKVVLGIVSVFSAFIAINFGIGFIGSMLDKDSPDVEVVSTPPGSTGSGDRGTGTDTGTGTDSGSGKAADPIPPDRTRTIKAEKCSEAREDSSDPSKVDAPSLLYKDLLSVKDCLRAAGWTWKVTEVDNPQYPKDAVVEQFPSAGSPASERQQFELTVSTGKAG
- a CDS encoding protein kinase domain-containing protein, translating into MAPEPEAGVGGVPGSGDHWGPGGLVGGGRYRMTYRLGRGGMAEVYAAEDVRLGREVAVKLLRADLAEDPVSKARFTREAQSVAGLNHHAIVAVYDSGEDAVGGQSVPYIVMEKVEGRTIRDLLINAEAPPVEQALIIVSGVLEALAYSHQHGIVHRDIKPANVIITNSGAVKVMDFGIARALHGASTTMTQTGMVMGTPQYLSPEQALGKAVDHRSDLYATGCLLYELLALRPPFTGETPLSVVYQHVQDVPVPPSEVLDSVPPELDGLVMRSLAKDPDDRFQSSEEMRGLVQYALQMLQQQGGHTGSWNTGPVDTYGGTTRVMGAPGGPTAVHPAVQGETSAGPILPPVNPDDGGFSGYQQQSGGRRRRGRMVLFAALAVIAVVMGVAMALRAADTGNESPGDDTKVSDSPSVKSSPSPSAESKPSEKEVENESPRWSERPKWPKNSKSWQPSQSTKPSNDTKPSNDTSEEPPTQSENPGSGEPQQPGQPGGSDNGGQQGSTDNGGQQGGNTGETASGGQASTGQQGAAAASGGTT